The Thermithiobacillus plumbiphilus genome window below encodes:
- a CDS encoding class I SAM-dependent methyltransferase, whose protein sequence is MPDSRSEASSAAARPDQFTLPDSLIAYLAGERSPPLALMQLLLHCGSVTACEQLLEAAGAHGSSVQVVQRQGLEELRHLLASRREQCLSLEPLLQAELPGDDGGQDSVSAWAQFFDAAVAQAAPASVALYSLGDPELLDAATGEVLDYFTEQGLLGPRRRILQIGCGIGRFEAVLAPLVAEAHGIDISPGMINAARQRCAGLANVHLACCSGRDLAPFADFSLDMVYAVDSFPYLHESGGALLETHFAESARVLTRGGDLLILNFSYRNDPEQDSREINRLATRHGFKVLVDGVQPFRLWDGRVWHLRLA, encoded by the coding sequence ATGCCGGATTCCCGCAGCGAAGCCAGTTCCGCCGCAGCCAGGCCGGATCAGTTTACCCTGCCAGACAGCCTGATTGCTTATCTGGCAGGCGAGCGTTCGCCGCCACTGGCCCTGATGCAGCTTTTGTTGCATTGCGGGTCGGTGACGGCCTGCGAGCAGCTGCTCGAAGCGGCTGGCGCGCATGGCTCAAGCGTTCAGGTGGTTCAGCGGCAAGGCCTGGAGGAACTTCGCCATCTGTTGGCCAGCCGGCGCGAACAGTGCCTGAGCCTTGAACCCCTGCTACAGGCGGAACTGCCCGGAGATGATGGCGGGCAGGATTCGGTGAGTGCCTGGGCGCAGTTTTTCGATGCTGCCGTGGCGCAGGCGGCACCTGCCAGTGTCGCCCTCTATTCCCTGGGTGACCCCGAACTGCTGGACGCCGCGACCGGGGAAGTACTGGACTATTTCACTGAGCAGGGCCTGCTCGGCCCCAGGCGTCGCATCCTGCAGATTGGCTGCGGCATCGGTCGCTTCGAGGCTGTGTTGGCACCGCTGGTGGCCGAGGCGCATGGCATCGACATCTCGCCGGGCATGATCAATGCGGCCCGGCAACGCTGCGCCGGGCTTGCCAATGTGCATCTTGCCTGCTGTTCGGGAAGGGATCTCGCGCCCTTTGCCGACTTTTCGCTCGACATGGTCTATGCTGTCGACAGTTTTCCCTATCTGCACGAATCCGGTGGCGCATTGCTCGAAACGCATTTTGCCGAAAGTGCGCGGGTGCTGACGCGAGGCGGCGACCTGCTGATCCTCAACTTTTCCTACCGCAATGACCCCGAGCAGGATTCACGCGAGATCAACCGGCTCGCAACAAGGCACGGCTTCAAGGTGCTGGTCGATGGCGTACAGCCTTTCAGGCTCTGGGACGGGCGGGTCTGGCACCTGCGCCTGGCTTGA